In Amyelois transitella isolate CPQ chromosome 5, ilAmyTran1.1, whole genome shotgun sequence, one DNA window encodes the following:
- the LOC106139311 gene encoding glyoxalase domain-containing protein 4, with translation MISGRPLHFVFKVANRTLTAKFYRDILGMKVLRHEEFSEGCEALCNGPYANRWSKTMIGYGPEDTHFVVELTYNYGITSYELGNDFVGLTIQSSEALKRAAANNWQVKEQNGQKYLEAPDGYKFFIIDKPQPVDKDPIIKVSLASSNLARSIAYWNGLLGLKIFEKAEKSVLLGFGEDQAKLELVDIGGPVNRAKAYGRIAFSCPYDQQPMIDQKIQAAKETILTPLISLDTPGKATVRVIILADPDGHEICFVDDESFRQLSQFDPASDADLDKFIKADKSRAK, from the exons ATGATAAGTGGTCGTCCCTtgcattttgttttcaaagttGCGAATAGGACTCTGACCGCAAAATTCTACAGAGACATCTTGGGAATGAAG GTACTGCGTCATGAGGAATTTTCTGAAGGATGTGAGGCTTTATGCAATGG ACCATACGCAAACCGCTGGAGCAAGACCATGATAGGTTACGGGCCAGAAGACACCCATTTTGTGGTGGAACTGACCTACAACTATGGTATCACAAGTTACGAGTTGGGCAATGACTTTGTTGGACTCACGATACAGTCAAGCGAGGCTTTGAAGCGGGCTGCAGCCAACAACTGGCAGGTGAAGGAACAAAATGGCCAGAAATATTTGGAGGCACCTGATGGATACAAATTCTTTATCATTGACAAGCCACAGCCGGTTGATAAAG ATCCTATCATTAAGGTTTCCCTGGCCAGTTCGAACCTGGCTCGATCCATCGCGTACTGGAACGGCCTGCTGGGACTGAAGATCTTTGAGAAAGCGGAGAAGAGCGTACTTCTTGGCTTTGGTGAGGACCAGGCGAAACTCGAATTAGTCGATATCG GTGGCCCAGTAAACCGCGCCAAAGCATACGGACGTATCGCATTCTCCTGCCCCTACGACCAGCAACCGATGATCGATCAGAAGATCCAAGCTGCTAAGGAAACCATTCTCACCCCCCTGATCTCCCTGGACACCCCCGGGAAGGCTACGGTGAGGGTGATCATATTAGCGGACCCAGATGGCCATGAGATCTGCTTTGTGGATGACGAAAGCTTCCGCCAACTCTCGCAGTTTGACCCAGCCAGCGACGCCGATTTGGACAAGTTCATTAAGGCAGACAAGTCTAGGGCTAAGTAG